A stretch of Mucilaginibacter terrae DNA encodes these proteins:
- the smpB gene encoding SsrA-binding protein SmpB encodes MSEQLYIKNKKAYFEYHILDEYTAGVKLLGTEIKSIREGKANLNDAFCTFISEQLYIRALHISEYSHGSFYNHEAKRDRVLLLTKKELKKLKTRSEEKGLTIIPLAMFISERGFAKIKIALAQGKKTFDKRETMKERDSKIELSRVLKR; translated from the coding sequence ATGAGTGAACAACTGTACATCAAGAATAAGAAAGCGTATTTTGAATATCATATACTGGACGAATACACGGCCGGTGTAAAGCTGTTAGGTACCGAAATAAAATCCATACGTGAAGGAAAGGCTAATTTGAACGATGCCTTTTGTACGTTCATTAGCGAGCAATTATACATACGCGCATTGCATATTTCAGAGTACTCGCACGGCTCGTTCTATAACCACGAAGCCAAACGCGACCGCGTGCTGTTGCTCACCAAAAAGGAACTTAAAAAGCTTAAAACCCGGTCAGAAGAAAAGGGCCTTACCATTATCCCACTTGCCATGTTCATTAGCGAGCGTGGTTTTGCCAAAATTAAAATAGCCCTCGCCCAGGGTAAAAAGACTTTCGACAAGCGCGAAACCATGAAAGAGCGCGACAGCAAGATAGAATTGAGCAGGGTATTGAAACGATGA
- a CDS encoding protein-L-isoaspartate(D-aspartate) O-methyltransferase, whose product MAYKFIDNYREKGARKRLVEVLKKKGIEDEQVLQAIGKVPRHYFFDETFWVQAYKDIAFPIGEGQTISQPYTVAYQSELLHIHKGQKVLEIGTGCGYQTCILMELGAEVYTIERQEKLYERTIQVLPYMGYRPHFFLGDGSKGIEAHAPYDKIIVTAGAPTVPDVLLRQLNIGGLLVIPVGNEQEQKMVTILKVGENDYEKVVLDTFRFVPLVGDKAW is encoded by the coding sequence ATGGCTTATAAGTTTATTGACAATTACCGCGAAAAAGGTGCCCGCAAAAGGCTGGTTGAAGTACTCAAAAAAAAAGGTATTGAAGATGAACAGGTATTACAGGCCATTGGCAAAGTTCCCCGTCATTACTTTTTCGACGAAACTTTTTGGGTACAGGCCTACAAAGACATTGCCTTCCCAATAGGCGAGGGGCAAACCATTTCGCAACCGTATACTGTAGCTTACCAGTCTGAACTGCTCCATATCCATAAAGGACAAAAAGTATTAGAAATAGGTACCGGGTGCGGCTATCAAACCTGTATACTCATGGAGCTTGGTGCCGAAGTATACACCATTGAACGCCAGGAAAAACTTTACGAACGTACCATACAGGTTTTACCATACATGGGTTACCGCCCGCATTTCTTTTTAGGCGATGGCTCAAAAGGAATAGAAGCACATGCCCCTTACGATAAAATTATTGTAACCGCCGGCGCGCCCACCGTACCCGATGTTTTGCTACGCCAGCTCAACATCGGCGGCCTACTGGTCATCCCGGTAGGTAACGAACAGGAGCAAAAGATGGTCACCATACTCAAAGTAGGCGAAAACGATTACGAGAAAGTGGTTTTAGACACCTTTAGGTTTGTGCCGCTGGTAGGAGATAAAGCGTGGTGA
- a CDS encoding PorP/SprF family type IX secretion system membrane protein — protein sequence MNKKILLSLIAVMFNMVLMAQQKPQYTQYIFNQYLLNPAVTGIENYTDFKAGYRSQWTGLEGAPVTSYLSVNAPIGQNFIYGDATSMAGPSQNPMSRQANRDYISAEPHHGLGGMVVTDRSGPITQTTLSGTYAYHLGISGKLNLSVGVSAGVNRIALDLSQVRLQDPNDAAIYSGNTSQWRPDLGVGVWAYSGNFYAGASVQQLIKQTITFGDRSKYNQGKTVPHYFLTGGVKLYLGEDVTMMPSLLFKLVEPTPLNYDVNCKIAFSNKFWVGAAYRHNDSKSAMMGVNISSVINLGYSYDFTSSNLRTVSNGTHEFVLGILLNNRYDASGPVRVW from the coding sequence ATGAACAAAAAAATACTTTTAAGCCTGATAGCTGTAATGTTTAATATGGTATTAATGGCTCAACAAAAGCCGCAATACACGCAATATATTTTTAACCAGTACTTGCTTAATCCTGCTGTAACAGGCATTGAAAATTATACTGATTTTAAAGCAGGTTACCGCAGCCAATGGACAGGTTTAGAAGGTGCGCCGGTTACCAGCTATTTATCGGTTAACGCACCTATAGGTCAAAATTTTATATATGGTGATGCCACCAGCATGGCGGGCCCGTCACAAAACCCTATGAGCAGGCAGGCCAACCGCGACTATATATCGGCCGAGCCACATCATGGCTTAGGGGGAATGGTTGTAACCGACCGCTCGGGGCCTATTACCCAAACCACCCTAAGCGGAACGTACGCTTACCATTTGGGTATAAGCGGAAAGTTGAATCTATCGGTAGGAGTATCGGCCGGTGTAAACCGCATAGCGCTCGATCTGTCACAGGTTAGGTTGCAAGATCCCAATGATGCTGCCATATATAGCGGTAATACAAGCCAGTGGCGGCCCGATTTGGGTGTAGGGGTATGGGCATACTCCGGCAACTTTTATGCAGGGGCATCGGTGCAGCAATTAATTAAACAAACCATAACTTTTGGCGACAGGTCAAAATATAATCAGGGCAAAACTGTGCCGCATTACTTTTTAACAGGTGGGGTAAAGCTGTATTTGGGCGAAGACGTTACCATGATGCCATCATTGCTGTTTAAATTGGTTGAACCTACGCCCTTGAACTATGATGTAAACTGTAAAATTGCTTTTAGTAACAAATTTTGGGTAGGCGCGGCTTATCGTCATAACGATTCAAAATCGGCCATGATGGGAGTTAATATCAGTTCGGTTATAAACCTCGGTTATTCGTATGATTTTACCAGCTCAAACCTGCGCACCGTAAGCAATGGTACCCACGAGTTTGTTTTGGGTATTTTACTCAATAACCGTTACGATGCCAGCGGACCAGTACGTGTTTGGTAA
- a CDS encoding PKD domain-containing protein, with translation MAALFCSCLCVNAQSNKGVEFWTAWMDHVDGATGNSPSRMNLYLVSTVNTSGTVSITDGSFAAIPFTLIANEPQTIAIPAEAYLGESTNDAAIKKGIHIVSNQPIAAYAHIYRGSVSGATLLLPVNTMGKEYYSINYTQLSNSNIQSPGNPNPKPSYSVFNVIATEDATTVEITPKAALISGQAAGAPYQIVLNKGEVYQGLSSRDLTGTTIRSISSGASLCKKIVVFSGSSKIGIGCNGNLSTGDINATSDNLFQQVYPTETWGKNYYAVPLKGRNYDIFRIIYSDVTAQVTIDGTVLSAPTNGYYEFTTQTPVVVKSDKPIQLVQYTSSQNATLSCTSSLNDVGDPEMIFLPPIEQGLKQVTLYSPNVQNISPEKIFINVIIPASAASSFRVDGQAYSGFAIMPGDASYMYAQIYVGVGKHNLSASGPFNAVAYGFGQNESYGYAAGTNLQNLNEFIDLGVPGNTTASLTSGCANNNYSVQLAVPYNNLSSIKWNFTDGTLPQTDNAPQYSSTRQTADGTTLYIYRYNGIINRPAGYYGVIASIPNQGSTSGCGPTRDIEFYFSITDYPEANFTTSTDKCSGANVQFTDASDTKGSTIVNWSWVFNDPYATASNPNTSTVQNPTHTFTVAGNYLVRFKVVNENGCESVWKEINVHINSIPVVKFKASTPNCETQVISFTDESTTVDGIVNTWSWNFGDANSTTANPNTLTVQNPSHIYSVPGTYTVTLQVTTSTGCTHVLTRDIIVNPLPKANFTVPDACVDDVAKFTNTSTIADGSESQFTYEWDFNDPLSVAKTFTKDGVHKYSVPGVYKVTLKVISKDGCVSDIKEQDFMLNGANPTAVFDIVKDKFCSSENLEIKNSSSVGTGSITRYQIYYDYEGHPNDATIYDATHNPIPTNNIFAHNYGLSTQQRTFKVKIFIYSGASATCMAEYPVQEITVYPNPEITVTPSYIFCQEEGEQTLATDEGAFIGKGTPNFSGAGIIDAVKGIFDTRKAGPGTHIIHYTFTLAGTSCPYETDIMVLVNPTPIINGKKEYTIQAGESVTIEPQVLSLNGTQITYTWTPKLGLNNPAGSSPVASPNVTTEYTLTAKSINDCVTQAKFTVKVVQQPIAYNTFTPNGDGVNDTWVIPNILNFPKATVEVFKRDGEKVFQSVGYPMAWDGRYRGVDLPAGTYFFIIDTKNGKPVQSGPLTIIR, from the coding sequence ATGGCTGCTTTATTTTGCAGCTGTTTGTGTGTTAATGCACAAAGCAACAAAGGCGTAGAATTTTGGACGGCCTGGATGGATCACGTTGACGGAGCCACGGGTAATTCGCCCAGCCGAATGAATTTGTACCTGGTGTCTACTGTAAATACATCTGGTACGGTGAGCATTACCGATGGTTCATTTGCAGCAATACCCTTTACCCTTATAGCCAACGAACCTCAAACCATAGCCATACCTGCTGAGGCCTACCTCGGTGAAAGCACCAATGATGCAGCTATAAAAAAAGGTATTCATATTGTATCTAATCAACCCATAGCGGCCTATGCGCATATTTACAGGGGTAGCGTTTCGGGGGCTACATTGTTGTTGCCGGTCAACACCATGGGTAAAGAGTATTATTCTATTAACTATACCCAGCTTTCTAATTCAAATATACAGAGCCCGGGAAATCCAAATCCTAAACCATCTTATTCTGTATTTAACGTAATAGCTACCGAAGATGCCACGACAGTGGAAATTACCCCTAAGGCAGCACTTATTAGCGGACAAGCGGCAGGTGCTCCGTATCAAATTGTGCTTAATAAAGGTGAAGTTTACCAGGGGCTTTCAAGTCGCGATTTAACTGGAACCACCATTCGTTCCATATCATCAGGTGCCTCATTATGTAAAAAAATAGTAGTGTTTTCGGGCAGTAGTAAAATAGGTATTGGTTGTAACGGCAATCTTAGCACAGGAGATATTAACGCCACATCTGATAATCTTTTTCAACAGGTTTATCCAACCGAAACCTGGGGCAAAAATTATTATGCAGTACCATTGAAAGGTCGTAATTATGATATTTTCAGGATTATTTACAGCGATGTAACGGCACAGGTTACTATTGATGGAACTGTACTATCGGCACCAACTAACGGTTATTATGAGTTTACCACGCAAACACCCGTAGTTGTAAAATCTGATAAGCCTATACAATTGGTGCAGTACACCAGTTCGCAAAATGCAACATTGTCTTGCACATCCAGCCTTAATGATGTGGGCGACCCCGAAATGATTTTTTTGCCGCCAATTGAGCAGGGGTTGAAACAGGTAACGCTATATTCTCCCAATGTTCAGAATATTTCTCCCGAAAAGATTTTTATAAACGTAATTATACCCGCAAGCGCAGCTTCTTCATTCCGTGTTGACGGGCAAGCATATTCGGGTTTTGCTATTATGCCCGGCGATGCTTCATATATGTATGCACAAATATATGTAGGGGTTGGTAAGCATAACCTGTCGGCATCTGGCCCATTTAATGCTGTTGCCTATGGTTTTGGTCAAAATGAATCATATGGCTATGCAGCGGGTACCAATTTGCAAAACCTTAATGAGTTTATTGATCTGGGAGTTCCGGGGAATACTACAGCCTCTTTAACAAGCGGGTGTGCTAATAATAATTATAGCGTTCAATTGGCAGTACCTTATAATAACCTGTCATCTATTAAATGGAATTTTACTGATGGTACACTACCGCAAACCGATAATGCGCCACAGTATTCAAGTACCCGCCAAACCGCCGATGGTACAACCTTATATATTTACAGGTACAACGGTATAATTAACAGGCCCGCCGGGTATTATGGTGTTATTGCCAGTATTCCCAACCAGGGTTCAACCAGTGGTTGCGGCCCCACGCGTGATATAGAGTTTTATTTTAGCATAACTGATTATCCCGAAGCTAACTTCACCACATCAACTGATAAATGTTCGGGCGCTAACGTACAGTTCACCGATGCCTCTGATACAAAAGGAAGTACAATTGTTAATTGGTCGTGGGTTTTTAATGACCCATATGCTACCGCATCAAACCCCAACACTTCAACAGTACAAAACCCCACGCACACATTTACCGTTGCCGGCAATTATTTAGTAAGATTTAAGGTGGTTAATGAAAATGGGTGCGAGTCGGTCTGGAAAGAAATTAACGTACACATTAATTCTATTCCTGTTGTTAAATTTAAAGCATCTACCCCTAATTGCGAAACGCAAGTCATTAGTTTTACCGATGAATCGACAACTGTTGATGGTATAGTGAACACCTGGTCCTGGAATTTTGGCGACGCCAATAGTACCACGGCCAATCCGAATACTTTAACCGTACAAAACCCTTCACATATTTACTCGGTACCGGGCACCTATACGGTAACTTTACAGGTAACTACCAGCACAGGATGTACCCATGTTTTAACACGTGATATTATAGTTAATCCTTTACCTAAGGCCAATTTTACCGTGCCCGATGCCTGTGTTGATGATGTGGCTAAGTTTACCAATACAAGTACTATTGCCGATGGCAGTGAAAGCCAGTTTACTTATGAGTGGGATTTTAATGATCCATTGAGTGTGGCAAAAACATTTACTAAAGATGGTGTGCACAAATATTCGGTACCCGGTGTGTACAAAGTTACGCTGAAGGTAATATCGAAAGACGGATGTGTATCAGATATAAAAGAGCAAGATTTTATGCTTAACGGCGCTAATCCAACTGCTGTATTTGACATAGTCAAAGATAAATTTTGCAGTAGCGAAAACCTGGAGATAAAAAACAGTTCGAGCGTTGGAACAGGTAGCATTACCCGCTACCAAATTTATTATGATTACGAGGGGCACCCTAATGATGCCACCATTTACGATGCTACACATAATCCTATTCCAACTAATAATATTTTTGCACATAACTACGGTCTTTCAACTCAGCAGCGTACTTTTAAGGTTAAAATATTTATCTATTCGGGGGCATCGGCAACATGTATGGCCGAGTACCCTGTGCAGGAAATAACCGTTTACCCTAATCCCGAAATTACAGTAACTCCCAGCTATATTTTTTGCCAGGAAGAGGGAGAGCAAACATTGGCTACCGACGAAGGAGCTTTCATTGGAAAAGGCACCCCCAATTTTAGCGGTGCAGGTATCATTGATGCGGTAAAAGGTATATTTGATACACGCAAGGCGGGGCCGGGTACGCATATTATTCATTACACATTTACCTTGGCGGGTACCTCATGCCCTTACGAAACCGATATTATGGTGCTGGTAAATCCAACCCCCATAATTAACGGTAAGAAAGAATATACTATACAGGCCGGCGAAAGTGTAACTATTGAACCGCAGGTATTATCATTAAACGGAACGCAAATTACCTACACATGGACACCTAAATTGGGACTAAATAACCCGGCAGGAAGCAGCCCGGTGGCAAGCCCAAATGTTACAACCGAATACACATTAACAGCAAAATCAATTAACGATTGCGTAACCCAGGCAAAATTCACTGTTAAAGTGGTACAACAGCCTATTGCTTACAATACTTTTACGCCCAATGGCGATGGTGTGAATGATACCTGGGTAATTCCCAATATATTAAACTTTCCAAAAGCAACGGTTGAGGTATTTAAGCGCGATGGCGAGAAGGTTTTCCAATCGGTAGGGTATCCTATGGCGTGGGATGGCCGCTACCGTGGTGTTGATTTGCCTGCGGGCACATATTTCTTTATTATTGATACCAAGAACGGCAAACCTGTACAGTCGGGGCCATTAACTATTATCAGGTAA
- a CDS encoding MarR family winged helix-turn-helix transcriptional regulator codes for MKKCDINTDLLLFRIFHIHKIICNKANKLFSKDGVHIQVEQIPVLMVVHHLGPQSQQDIAHELLRDKSSVLRTVGSLQTAGYLKVEHDTIDKRKKLVKLAPQGAWLAEKIASEVGDMDSKMFSNLSVAEKLILTELLEKCAEHINTME; via the coding sequence GTGAAAAAGTGCGACATCAATACTGATCTTCTTTTATTCAGAATTTTTCATATTCATAAAATAATATGTAACAAAGCCAACAAACTGTTCTCTAAAGACGGGGTACATATACAGGTTGAACAAATACCGGTTTTAATGGTAGTGCATCACCTTGGGCCACAATCACAACAGGATATTGCCCATGAGCTTTTAAGAGATAAGTCATCGGTTTTACGGACGGTAGGCTCTTTACAAACAGCCGGTTACTTAAAGGTTGAGCACGATACCATTGATAAACGTAAGAAACTGGTTAAACTGGCTCCTCAAGGTGCATGGCTGGCCGAAAAAATAGCTTCAGAGGTTGGTGATATGGATTCCAAAATGTTCTCCAACTTATCAGTAGCCGAAAAATTAATATTAACTGAACTATTAGAGAAATGTGCAGAACATATTAATACCATGGAGTAA
- a CDS encoding TolC family protein, with amino-acid sequence MNIRILTALLLLSGLPSLLMAQGQTTAPPAGQTYSFSLQEAVNYAYEHQASVTNAGLDVKSAEYRIKEVIASGLPQLNGSANFQDYLKIPTTLIPGEFINQPGSFIPVKFGVKYQSNLALDATQLLFNGTFFVGVKASKTYKELSQRSFTRARIDVNVNVTKAYYQVLVSDEQIKLLDANLAQLKQQLDQTTALNKQGFAEKIDVDRLNYQYNALQTNRENVLRLLALNYQLLKFQMGMPIDENLTLKDKIIDVKLDESSVAENTDTTFYKRRVEYGLSETQKKLYEYDVKRVKSLFMPSLSAFGNYTSSYQNNSFGNLYSSQFPASYVGLRLNVPIYSGGQRTNQLRQAEITVQKSQNDIYRLKDALSLEANQARVFYFNGLQTLSSQRKNQELAREVLRVTKIKYQQGVGSSIEVTQAQTALEDADNKYIQGLYDALVSKVDLDKAYGRIQ; translated from the coding sequence ATGAACATACGAATACTAACAGCTCTCCTACTCTTAAGCGGGCTACCCTCCCTGCTGATGGCACAGGGGCAAACAACAGCTCCGCCTGCCGGTCAAACTTACAGCTTCAGTTTGCAAGAGGCTGTTAACTATGCTTATGAGCACCAAGCCTCGGTTACAAATGCCGGACTGGACGTTAAAAGCGCCGAATACCGCATAAAAGAAGTTATTGCATCGGGCTTGCCACAATTAAATGGCAGCGCTAATTTTCAGGACTATTTAAAAATTCCTACAACGCTAATTCCTGGTGAATTTATTAATCAACCGGGCTCGTTTATTCCGGTTAAGTTTGGTGTAAAATATCAATCAAACTTAGCATTAGATGCCACGCAGCTATTATTCAACGGCACCTTCTTTGTTGGTGTTAAAGCCTCTAAAACTTACAAAGAGCTATCGCAACGCAGCTTTACCCGTGCCCGCATTGATGTTAATGTAAATGTAACCAAGGCTTATTACCAGGTACTGGTGAGCGATGAGCAGATTAAATTATTAGATGCCAACCTTGCACAGCTTAAACAACAGCTTGACCAAACCACAGCGCTAAATAAGCAAGGATTTGCAGAAAAGATTGATGTAGACCGCCTCAATTACCAGTATAATGCCCTGCAAACCAACCGCGAAAATGTGTTAAGGTTACTGGCTTTAAACTATCAATTACTTAAATTCCAGATGGGAATGCCGATTGATGAAAACCTTACTTTAAAAGACAAGATTATTGATGTTAAGCTTGACGAAAGTTCGGTTGCCGAAAATACGGATACCACATTTTATAAAAGACGCGTTGAGTACGGCCTTTCTGAAACACAGAAAAAGCTTTATGAATACGATGTAAAACGTGTAAAATCATTGTTTATGCCATCGTTAAGCGCATTTGGAAACTATACATCCTCCTATCAAAATAACAGTTTTGGTAATTTGTACAGCAGCCAGTTTCCGGCAAGTTATGTTGGCTTGCGTTTAAATGTGCCCATTTATAGTGGGGGCCAACGTACTAACCAATTACGCCAGGCCGAAATTACTGTACAAAAATCGCAAAACGATATTTATCGTTTAAAGGATGCTTTAAGCCTTGAGGCAAATCAAGCCCGGGTATTTTACTTCAATGGCCTGCAAACCCTTAGCAGCCAGCGCAAAAATCAGGAGTTAGCCCGCGAAGTACTACGTGTAACCAAGATCAAATACCAGCAGGGCGTTGGTTCGAGCATTGAGGTAACACAGGCTCAAACAGCTTTGGAAGATGCCGATAACAAATACATACAAGGCCTTTATGATGCCCTGGTAAGTAAAGTTGATTTAGACAAAGCATACGGACGTATACAATAA
- a CDS encoding efflux RND transporter periplasmic adaptor subunit, translating to MKKLIYIPLILLAACSNKPKDKKAELEELKKQQAELNSKITKLQSEVGTTDSTAAVEVGTFAVTTGEFVNYVQIQGRIDAQDNVVAFTQSPGTITAIYAKPGQRVSRGQVLVQLDNTVLKQNIASAEAQLALNRTLYQRQKALWDQKIGTEVQYLQAKTTLEANEKSLAAVRQQANQMRIISPINGTIDQMDLKLGQAIQPGQNGIRIVNADNLKVKADVPESYAGSVNTGNMVKIVIPDAKDSLDTKVTFAAKSIDQASRSFAVEVKLPTRKSLRPNMTAILKIADYTKADAVVIPVKAIQRSEDGDFVYVNNNGIAKKVVIKAGATYGGRTEIVSGLKSGDEVIIDGANDVEDGDKVKVTQAAK from the coding sequence ATGAAAAAACTGATATATATTCCCCTGATACTTTTAGCTGCCTGCAGCAATAAGCCAAAAGATAAGAAAGCCGAGCTTGAAGAACTAAAAAAACAGCAAGCTGAGCTTAATTCCAAAATAACCAAACTGCAAAGCGAGGTTGGCACTACCGATTCGACCGCTGCGGTTGAAGTTGGCACCTTTGCGGTTACCACCGGCGAATTTGTAAATTATGTACAAATACAAGGCCGTATTGATGCCCAGGACAACGTAGTAGCTTTTACCCAATCACCGGGTACCATTACAGCTATTTATGCTAAACCCGGCCAGCGTGTTAGTCGCGGACAGGTATTGGTACAATTAGATAACACCGTTTTAAAGCAAAATATTGCATCGGCCGAGGCACAACTTGCCCTTAACCGCACCCTTTATCAACGTCAAAAAGCTTTATGGGATCAAAAAATTGGTACCGAGGTTCAATACCTGCAAGCTAAAACCACTTTAGAGGCCAATGAAAAATCATTAGCTGCGGTGCGCCAACAGGCTAATCAAATGCGTATTATATCCCCTATCAATGGTACTATCGACCAAATGGACTTAAAGTTAGGCCAGGCTATACAACCCGGTCAAAACGGTATACGCATTGTAAATGCTGATAATTTGAAAGTTAAGGCCGATGTGCCGGAATCATACGCAGGTAGTGTAAATACCGGCAACATGGTAAAAATCGTAATCCCAGATGCTAAAGACTCATTGGATACCAAAGTAACTTTTGCGGCTAAATCAATTGACCAGGCATCGCGCAGTTTTGCGGTTGAGGTAAAACTGCCAACCCGTAAAAGCCTTCGCCCTAACATGACCGCTATTTTAAAAATTGCCGATTATACCAAGGCTGATGCCGTGGTTATCCCGGTTAAAGCAATTCAACGTTCAGAAGATGGCGACTTTGTATACGTAAACAATAACGGCATTGCCAAAAAGGTAGTGATAAAAGCAGGCGCAACTTATGGCGGCCGTACAGAAATTGTATCGGGCTTAAAAAGCGGCGATGAGGTTATCATTGACGGTGCTAACGATGTTGAAGACGGCGATAAAGTAAAGGTTACGCAAGCCGCTAAGTAA